A genomic region of Mycobacterium senriense contains the following coding sequences:
- the rpsJ gene encoding 30S ribosomal protein S10, which produces MAGQKIRIRLKAYDHEAIDASARKIVETVVRTGASVVGPVPLPTEKNVYCVIRSPHKYKDSREHFEMRTHKRLIDILDPTPKTVDALMRIDLPASVDVNIQ; this is translated from the coding sequence GTGGCGGGACAGAAGATCCGCATCAGGCTTAAGGCCTACGACCATGAGGCTATTGACGCGTCGGCGCGCAAGATCGTCGAGACCGTCGTCCGCACGGGTGCCAGTGTTGTAGGTCCGGTGCCGCTGCCGACTGAGAAGAACGTGTATTGCGTCATCCGCTCACCGCACAAGTACAAGGACTCGCGGGAGCACTTCGAGATGCGCACGCACAAGCGGCTGATCGACATCCTCGACCCGACGCCGAAGACCGTCGACGCGCTGATGCGCATCGACCTTCCGGCCAGTGTCGACGTCAACATCCAGTAG
- a CDS encoding TetR/AcrR family transcriptional regulator, whose translation MEAAVTLLRAGGPSAVTVDAVTRTANVARATLYRHFPSGNDLLAAAFNNLIPASPTPPAEGSLRDRLVAVVLAQAESVAQAPTVMSAMSWLALGRDLEGLPEPRHSHNADSSAITTLRERIAQQYAEPFDVIFDSPEAAELGEVDRSLAIALLIGPLVLGRLSTLPDFDYHQCALAAVDGFLHVQCGGAGAANIESTGA comes from the coding sequence CTGGAAGCCGCCGTCACGCTGCTGCGTGCCGGGGGTCCCAGCGCGGTAACGGTCGACGCGGTCACCCGCACCGCCAACGTGGCCCGGGCGACGCTGTATCGCCACTTCCCGAGCGGAAATGACCTACTGGCAGCGGCTTTCAACAACCTCATCCCGGCGTCGCCCACCCCGCCCGCCGAGGGATCGCTGCGTGACCGGCTGGTCGCGGTGGTGCTCGCCCAGGCGGAATCCGTCGCCCAGGCGCCCACCGTCATGTCCGCCATGTCGTGGCTCGCGCTGGGGCGCGACCTGGAGGGCTTGCCCGAGCCCCGGCACAGCCACAACGCCGACAGCTCGGCGATCACCACCCTGCGCGAGCGCATCGCCCAGCAGTACGCCGAGCCCTTCGACGTCATCTTCGACAGCCCGGAGGCCGCCGAGCTGGGGGAGGTGGACCGGTCGCTGGCGATCGCCCTGCTCATCGGCCCGCTGGTGCTGGGCCGCCTGTCCACGCTGCCCGATTTCGACTACCACCAGTGCGCGCTGGCGGCTGTCGACGGCTTCTTACATGTGCAGTGCGGCGGGGCCGGCGCAGCGAACATCGAATCGACCGGCGCCTGA
- a CDS encoding MFS transporter — protein sequence MVETLVQSDQRTDGIGIGDSFRARNWTLAVACMAVALVVASMTALNTALGDLAVATSATASQLNWVVDGYTVALACLLLPAGAIGDRYGRRGALLTGLLVFAIGSMAPALLHNPAQIIAGRAVAGIGAAFVMPATLSLLTVAYPKDDRTKAVGIWAGTAGSGGVLGMLGSGLLLRFWDWHAIFWSLGIAGLVIFTLACTVASSRERDAPRVDALGAVLIGAAVAIAVAAILEAPGRGWSDPVVWGGLVVGAVIAAAFGAVELRLALRGRQPLLDVRLFADPNFATGVTAIVILFGATFGFFYIGMQYVQQIMGYSALATAIAFGPFMVPLGIFSALSFWYVPKLGLRLVLFVGTLLMAVGFGCMYGLDLHPTYFEFAWPTLILATGIGICTAPTTSAIMGAVPDEKQGVASAVNDTSREMGGALGIAVAGSILAGRYSHELAPRLVGFPAPVRGQATDSLAKAVEIAGRLGPQGRQLADISKSAFLAALHASTITMAAIVAVAAVAIGVWAPGRDGRQLRPVRRMLSRR from the coding sequence ATGGTCGAAACCCTCGTCCAGTCTGACCAGCGTACTGACGGGATCGGCATCGGCGATAGCTTCCGGGCCCGAAACTGGACGCTGGCCGTCGCCTGCATGGCCGTCGCCCTGGTGGTGGCCTCGATGACAGCTCTGAACACCGCGCTCGGCGACCTCGCGGTGGCCACCTCGGCCACCGCGTCGCAGCTGAACTGGGTCGTCGACGGCTACACCGTGGCTCTGGCGTGCCTGCTGCTTCCGGCCGGCGCGATCGGGGACCGCTACGGCCGGCGCGGTGCGCTGCTGACCGGACTGCTGGTGTTCGCGATCGGTTCGATGGCCCCGGCGCTCCTGCACAACCCGGCCCAGATCATCGCGGGCCGGGCGGTGGCCGGGATCGGCGCCGCGTTCGTCATGCCCGCCACGCTGTCGCTGCTGACGGTGGCCTATCCAAAAGACGACCGCACCAAGGCCGTTGGCATCTGGGCCGGGACGGCCGGTTCCGGCGGTGTCCTGGGCATGCTGGGTTCGGGCCTGTTGCTTCGCTTTTGGGACTGGCACGCCATCTTCTGGTCGCTGGGCATCGCCGGGCTGGTGATCTTCACGCTGGCCTGCACGGTCGCGTCGTCGCGCGAGAGGGATGCTCCCCGGGTCGATGCGCTGGGCGCGGTCCTGATCGGCGCGGCGGTCGCCATCGCCGTGGCCGCCATCCTGGAAGCGCCCGGGCGCGGCTGGAGCGATCCGGTGGTGTGGGGCGGGCTCGTCGTCGGCGCGGTGATCGCCGCGGCGTTCGGCGCCGTCGAGTTGCGCCTGGCCCTGCGGGGCCGGCAACCGCTGCTCGACGTCCGGCTGTTCGCGGACCCCAACTTCGCCACCGGGGTGACCGCGATCGTCATCCTGTTCGGCGCCACCTTCGGCTTTTTCTACATCGGCATGCAATACGTGCAGCAGATCATGGGTTATTCCGCGCTGGCGACGGCGATCGCCTTCGGGCCGTTCATGGTTCCGCTGGGCATCTTCTCGGCCCTGTCGTTCTGGTACGTGCCCAAGCTGGGGCTGCGGCTGGTGTTGTTCGTCGGCACACTGCTGATGGCGGTCGGGTTCGGGTGCATGTACGGGCTGGACCTGCACCCGACGTACTTCGAATTCGCGTGGCCCACCTTGATTCTCGCCACCGGAATCGGAATCTGCACGGCACCGACGACTTCGGCGATCATGGGTGCGGTTCCCGACGAGAAGCAGGGGGTGGCCTCCGCGGTGAACGACACGTCTCGCGAGATGGGCGGCGCACTGGGCATCGCGGTGGCCGGTTCCATCCTGGCCGGCCGCTACTCGCACGAGCTCGCGCCCAGGCTGGTGGGGTTTCCGGCACCGGTCCGCGGCCAGGCCACCGACTCGCTGGCCAAGGCGGTGGAGATCGCCGGCCGGCTCGGGCCCCAGGGGCGGCAGCTGGCCGACATCAGCAAGTCCGCGTTCCTGGCGGCCCTGCACGCCTCCACCATCACGATGGCCGCGATCGTCGCCGTCGCCGCCGTGGCGATCGGGGTGTGGGCTCCCGGTCGCGACGGCCGCCAGCTACGCCCGGTGCGGCGGATGCTGTCCCGGCGCTGA
- the mftG gene encoding mycofactocin dehydrogenase MftG, translating into MTTAASHSDVLIVGAGSAGSVVAERLSADSRCAVTVVEAGPALDDPGLLAQTANGLQLPIGVGSPLVQRYQTRLTNEPARQHPLVRGATVGGSGAINGGYFCRGLPRDFDRMAMPGWGWDDVLDSFRAIETDLDFDGPAHGDSGPIQVRRTREMTGTTERFIAAAERAGFGWIADLNDAAPDQVSGIGAVPLNIVDGVRRGSGAGYLIPALGRPNLRLHARTRVARLRFAGTAVVGVDVVNPHGRLTLTADRVVLCAGAIETARLLMLSGFGEEKMLRAAGVLVVAPLPVGMSFSDHAEWVLPTDWTVAPRRPVLEVVLSTADDLEIRPYTGGFVAMTGDGTAGHADWPHLGVALMQPRARGRITLVSADPDVAPRIEHRYDSEPEDVAALRRGSELARDLAGGTIDAAAAVWSTSQHLCGTAPMGADGNPRAVVDPRCRVLGIDNLWVIDGSILPAITSRGPHATIVMIGHRAAEFVR; encoded by the coding sequence TTGACCACAGCCGCCTCGCACAGCGATGTGCTGATCGTCGGTGCCGGCAGTGCAGGATCGGTTGTTGCGGAACGTCTTTCCGCCGATTCGCGGTGCGCGGTGACCGTCGTCGAGGCAGGGCCGGCGCTCGATGATCCGGGACTGCTCGCTCAGACCGCCAACGGGCTGCAGTTGCCGATAGGTGTCGGCAGTCCGCTGGTGCAGCGCTACCAAACCCGCCTCACCAACGAACCCGCCCGCCAGCATCCCCTCGTGCGGGGGGCGACGGTGGGCGGATCGGGCGCGATCAACGGCGGCTACTTCTGCCGCGGGTTGCCGCGCGACTTCGACCGCATGGCCATGCCGGGCTGGGGATGGGACGACGTGCTGGACAGCTTCCGTGCCATCGAGACCGACCTGGACTTCGACGGTCCCGCCCACGGCGACAGCGGTCCCATCCAGGTGCGCCGCACGCGCGAAATGACCGGGACCACCGAGCGATTCATCGCCGCCGCCGAACGCGCCGGATTCGGCTGGATCGCCGACCTCAATGATGCTGCACCGGATCAGGTTTCGGGGATCGGTGCCGTCCCGCTCAACATCGTCGACGGCGTGCGGCGGGGATCCGGCGCGGGATACCTGATTCCGGCGCTGGGCCGGCCGAACCTGCGCCTGCACGCGCGGACCCGGGTAGCAAGGTTGCGTTTCGCCGGCACCGCCGTGGTCGGCGTCGACGTGGTCAACCCGCACGGCCGTCTGACCCTGACCGCCGACCGAGTCGTGTTGTGCGCCGGCGCGATTGAGACGGCACGCCTGTTGATGCTTTCCGGGTTCGGAGAAGAAAAGATGTTGCGCGCCGCCGGCGTGCTGGTGGTGGCGCCGCTGCCGGTCGGCATGTCGTTCAGCGATCATGCCGAGTGGGTGCTGCCCACCGATTGGACGGTGGCGCCCAGACGGCCGGTACTCGAAGTGGTGCTCAGCACGGCCGACGACCTCGAGATCAGGCCCTACACGGGCGGATTCGTGGCGATGACCGGCGATGGCACCGCCGGGCACGCCGACTGGCCACACCTGGGGGTGGCGCTCATGCAGCCGCGCGCGCGGGGGCGCATCACGCTGGTCTCGGCCGACCCCGACGTGGCGCCGCGAATCGAGCACCGCTACGACAGCGAGCCCGAGGACGTCGCGGCGCTGCGGCGGGGCAGCGAGCTGGCCCGCGACTTGGCCGGCGGCACAATCGATGCCGCGGCGGCCGTCTGGTCGACCTCGCAACACCTGTGCGGCACCGCCCCGATGGGCGCCGACGGCAACCCGCGCGCCGTCGTCGACCCCCGGTGCCGGGTGCTGGGCATCGACAACCTGTGGGTGATCGACGGCTCGATCCTGCCCGCGATCACCAGCCGAGGCCCGCACGCCACGATTGTGATGATCGGGCATCGGGCCGCGGAGTTCGTTCGGTGA
- the mftF gene encoding mycofactocin biosynthesis glycosyltransferase MftF (Members of this protein family, MftF, are glycosyltransferases, members of PF00535 (glycosyl transferase family 2). The encoding gene is found as part of the mycofactocin cassette, in Mycobacterium tuberculosis, many other Actinobacteria, and occasional members of other lineages. Mycofactocin itself, a putative redox carrier, is a heavily modified derivative of the C-terminal Val-Tyr dipeptide of the mycofactocin precursor MftA (TIGR03969).) — MRPHRLPDGFAVQVDRRVRVLGDGSALLGGSPTRLLKLAPAAQDMLSDGRLKVRDELSAQLARTLLDATVAHPRPAGGPSHHDVTVVIPVRDNLSGVRRLVSALRGLRVVVVDDGSFPPIEPEDFVGAHCDIEVLRHHRSKGPAAARNTGLGACRTDFVAFLDSDVAPRRGWLEALLGHFCDPTVGLVAPRIVGLSHSENVVARYEAVHSSLDLGEREAPVLPHSTVSYVPSAAIICRCSAIREVGGFDETLQSGEDVDLCWRLIESGTRLRYEPIALVAHDHRTELRDWLARKAFYGGSAAPLSVRHPDKTAPVVISGWALMTWILMAFGSTLSRLASIVLAVLTGRRIARAMRSAETSMTDVAMIAGRGLWSAALQLASALCRHYWPLALVAATMSRHFRRVVLVAAVMDGVVDWLRRRDAISDDVEPIGLPTYLVLKRVDDLAYGLGLWWGVLRERNVRALKPQFRS; from the coding sequence ATGAGACCGCACCGGCTTCCGGACGGGTTCGCCGTCCAGGTCGACCGCCGCGTGCGGGTGCTCGGCGACGGCTCGGCGCTGCTGGGCGGTTCGCCGACCCGGTTGCTGAAGTTGGCGCCCGCCGCGCAGGACATGCTCTCGGATGGCCGGCTGAAGGTGCGTGACGAGCTCAGCGCCCAACTCGCCCGCACCCTCCTGGACGCCACCGTGGCCCATCCACGGCCCGCCGGCGGCCCATCGCACCATGACGTGACGGTGGTAATCCCGGTGCGGGACAACCTTTCTGGGGTGCGGCGCTTGGTGAGCGCCCTGCGCGGCCTGCGCGTGGTCGTGGTGGACGACGGCTCGTTCCCCCCGATCGAGCCGGAAGACTTCGTCGGCGCGCACTGCGACATCGAGGTGCTGCGCCACCACCGCAGCAAGGGCCCGGCGGCGGCCCGCAACACCGGGCTGGGGGCCTGCCGGACGGACTTCGTCGCCTTCCTGGACTCTGACGTCGCACCGCGCCGAGGCTGGCTGGAGGCGCTGCTCGGTCACTTCTGCGATCCCACGGTCGGCCTGGTCGCGCCCCGCATCGTCGGCCTGTCGCACAGCGAGAACGTGGTGGCGCGCTACGAGGCGGTGCACTCCTCGCTTGACCTCGGCGAGCGCGAGGCGCCGGTGCTGCCGCACAGCACGGTGTCCTACGTGCCCAGCGCGGCGATCATCTGCCGGTGCTCGGCGATCCGGGAGGTCGGCGGCTTCGACGAGACCCTGCAGTCCGGCGAGGACGTCGACCTGTGCTGGCGACTCATCGAGTCGGGCACCCGGCTGCGCTACGAGCCGATCGCGCTGGTCGCCCACGACCACCGCACCGAGTTGCGGGATTGGCTTGCGCGCAAAGCGTTTTACGGCGGTTCGGCGGCTCCGCTGTCGGTGCGCCACCCGGACAAGACGGCGCCGGTGGTGATCTCCGGCTGGGCGCTGATGACGTGGATCCTGATGGCCTTCGGGTCCACCCTGTCGCGGCTGGCGTCCATCGTCCTGGCCGTGCTGACCGGCCGCCGGATCGCGCGGGCGATGCGCAGCGCCGAGACGTCGATGACCGATGTCGCGATGATCGCGGGCCGTGGCCTGTGGTCGGCGGCGCTGCAGCTGGCGTCGGCGCTGTGCCGGCACTACTGGCCGCTGGCGTTGGTGGCCGCCACCATGTCGCGCCATTTCCGGCGGGTGGTCCTGGTCGCGGCCGTGATGGACGGGGTGGTCGATTGGCTGCGCCGCCGCGACGCCATCAGTGACGATGTCGAACCGATCGGGCTGCCGACCTACCTGGTGCTCAAGCGCGTCGACGACCTGGCATATGGGCTCGGGTTGTGGTGGGGTGTGCTACGGGAACGCAATGTGCGCGCCCTGAAACCCCAGTTCCGGAGTTAA
- the mftE gene encoding mycofactocin biosynthesis peptidyl-dipeptidase MftE yields MNSSYHHRVSVLGDLATATSSQLSSTSASVMVPVGSTEQHGPHLPLDTDTRIATAVAGGARARLGHEWLVAPAIAYGASGEHQSFAGTISLGTEALTLLLVEYGRSAAGWARRLVFVNGHGGNVEALKSAVALLRSEGRDAGWCPCLTAGGDAHAGHTETSVLLHISPAVVRAEQSVAGNTAPLPELLGSMRRGGVAAVSPVGVLGDPTTATAAEGERIFAEMVDGSVRRVSRWRPGPDGMLT; encoded by the coding sequence GTGAATTCGTCCTACCATCACCGAGTGTCCGTACTCGGCGATTTGGCAACCGCGACGTCGAGCCAGCTATCAAGCACGTCGGCGTCGGTAATGGTTCCGGTGGGGTCGACCGAACAACACGGTCCGCACCTGCCGCTGGACACCGACACCCGGATCGCGACCGCGGTCGCCGGCGGCGCTCGAGCCCGCCTCGGGCATGAATGGCTGGTGGCGCCGGCCATCGCCTACGGCGCCAGCGGCGAGCACCAGAGTTTCGCCGGAACGATCTCCCTGGGCACCGAGGCGCTGACGTTGCTGCTGGTCGAGTACGGCAGGTCAGCGGCCGGCTGGGCCCGGCGCCTGGTCTTCGTCAACGGCCACGGCGGCAACGTCGAGGCGCTGAAGAGCGCGGTGGCCCTGTTGCGCAGCGAGGGCCGCGACGCCGGCTGGTGCCCCTGTCTGACCGCCGGCGGCGACGCCCACGCCGGCCATACCGAAACCTCGGTGTTGCTGCATATCTCGCCGGCCGTGGTCCGGGCCGAACAGTCGGTGGCCGGCAACACCGCCCCCCTGCCCGAGTTGCTCGGGTCGATGCGCCGCGGGGGAGTCGCGGCGGTCAGCCCGGTCGGGGTGCTGGGCGACCCGACCACCGCCACCGCCGCCGAGGGCGAGCGGATCTTCGCCGAGATGGTCGACGGCTCCGTCCGGCGGGTCTCCCGGTGGCGCCCCGGGCCCGACGGGATGCTGACATGA
- the mftD gene encoding pre-mycofactocin synthase MftD (MftD, an enzyme found in the mycofactocin biosynthesis locus, performs an oxidative deamination of 3-amino-5-[(p-hydroxyphenyl)methyl]-4,4-dimethyl-2-pyrrolidinone (AHDP). The resulting compound, now called pre-mycofactocin (PMFT), is a biologically active redox cofactor that can oxidize the non-exchangeable NADH of TIGR03971 family SDR-type oxidoreductases.) — protein sequence MADAWFETVAIAQQRAKRRLPKSAYSSLISASEKGVTVSDNVAAFSELGFAPHVIGAQKKRDLSTNVMGQEVSLPVLISPTGVQAVHPEGEVAVARAAAARGTAMGLSSFASKPIEEVIAANPKLFFQVYWLGDRDAIAARVERARAAGAVGLIVTTDWSFSHGRDWGSPSIPEKMDFKTIVKMSPEVITKPRWFLQWAKTMRPPELRVPNQGHRGEPGPPFFQAYGEWMGTTPPTWEDIAWLRELWGGPFMLKGVMRVDDAKRAVDAGVSAISVSNHGGNNLDGTPASIRALPAVAAAVGDQIEVLLDGGVRRGSDVVKAVALGARAVMIGRAYLWGLAAAGQPGVENVLDILRGGIDSALMGLGLSSVHDLGPDHILVPPGFTRALGVPSGSA from the coding sequence ATGGCCGACGCATGGTTTGAGACCGTCGCCATCGCGCAGCAACGCGCCAAGCGCCGGCTGCCGAAATCGGCCTACTCGTCGCTGATTTCGGCCAGCGAAAAGGGAGTCACGGTCTCCGACAACGTGGCAGCGTTCAGCGAGCTCGGATTCGCGCCGCACGTCATCGGCGCGCAGAAAAAGCGCGACCTGTCGACCAACGTCATGGGGCAAGAGGTTTCGCTGCCGGTGCTGATCTCGCCGACGGGCGTGCAGGCGGTGCATCCCGAGGGTGAGGTCGCCGTGGCGCGGGCGGCAGCCGCCCGCGGCACCGCGATGGGGCTGTCCTCGTTCGCCAGCAAGCCGATCGAAGAGGTCATCGCGGCCAACCCCAAGCTGTTCTTCCAGGTGTACTGGCTGGGTGACCGCGACGCCATCGCGGCGCGGGTCGAGCGCGCCCGCGCGGCCGGGGCGGTGGGGCTGATCGTCACAACCGACTGGAGCTTCTCGCACGGCCGGGACTGGGGCAGCCCGTCGATCCCGGAGAAGATGGACTTCAAGACCATCGTCAAGATGAGCCCGGAGGTGATCACCAAGCCACGGTGGTTTTTGCAGTGGGCGAAGACCATGCGGCCGCCGGAGCTGCGCGTGCCCAACCAGGGCCACCGCGGCGAACCCGGGCCGCCCTTCTTCCAGGCGTACGGGGAGTGGATGGGCACGACGCCGCCGACCTGGGAGGACATCGCCTGGCTCCGCGAACTGTGGGGCGGGCCGTTCATGCTCAAGGGCGTGATGCGCGTCGACGACGCCAAAAGGGCGGTGGACGCGGGGGTTTCGGCCATTTCGGTGTCGAACCACGGCGGTAACAACCTGGACGGCACGCCGGCCTCGATCCGCGCCCTGCCCGCGGTCGCCGCGGCCGTCGGCGACCAGATCGAGGTGCTCCTCGACGGCGGCGTGCGGCGCGGAAGCGACGTCGTCAAGGCCGTGGCGCTGGGAGCGCGCGCGGTGATGATCGGCCGGGCCTACCTGTGGGGGCTGGCCGCGGCCGGCCAACCGGGAGTGGAGAACGTGCTGGACATTTTGCGCGGCGGTATCGACTCGGCGCTGATGGGCCTCGGGCTCTCATCGGTTCACGACCTCGGACCGGACCACATTCTGGTGCCGCCCGGATTCACCCGGGCGCTGGGCGTGCCCTCGGGTAGCGCGTAG
- the mftC gene encoding mycofactocin radical SAM maturase (MftC is a radical SAM/SPASM enzyme that catalyzes the first two steps in biosynthesis of the electron carrier mycofactocin from the terminal Val-Tyr dipeptide of the precursor peptide MftA.) yields MTTAAPVPRLIEQFEHGLDAPICLTWELTYACNLACVHCLSSSGKRDPRELSTRQCMDIIDELERMQVFYVNIGGGEPTVRPDFWELVDYATEHHVGVKFSTNGVRITPEVAARLAASDYVDVQISLDGATAEVNDAVRGPGSFDMAVRALENLAAAGFKDAKISVVVTRHNVDQLDEFAALASRYGATLRITRLRPSGRGADVWEELHPTADQQVQLYDWLVAKGERVLTGDSFFHLAPLGQSGALAGLNMCGAGRVVCLIDPVGDVYACPFAIHDRFLAGNVLSDSGFDNVWKNAPLFRELREPQSAGACGSCGHYDSCRGGCMAAKFFTGLPLDGPDPECVQGHSATALAHDRETPRPRADHSRGKRIRQPVPLTLSLRPPTVTPETPPARMCNESPV; encoded by the coding sequence ATGACAACAGCGGCCCCCGTTCCCCGGCTGATCGAGCAGTTCGAGCATGGGCTCGACGCGCCCATCTGCCTTACCTGGGAGCTGACGTACGCCTGCAACCTGGCCTGCGTGCATTGCCTGTCGTCGTCGGGCAAGCGGGACCCGCGCGAGCTGTCCACCCGTCAATGCATGGACATCATCGATGAGCTGGAACGCATGCAGGTGTTCTACGTCAACATCGGTGGCGGGGAACCCACTGTGCGCCCGGACTTTTGGGAACTGGTCGACTACGCGACCGAGCACCACGTCGGCGTGAAGTTCTCCACCAACGGCGTCCGCATCACGCCCGAGGTTGCCGCGCGGCTGGCGGCCAGCGACTACGTCGACGTCCAGATTTCGCTGGACGGCGCCACCGCCGAGGTCAACGACGCCGTTCGCGGACCCGGCTCGTTCGACATGGCGGTGCGTGCTCTGGAGAATCTGGCCGCGGCCGGATTCAAAGACGCCAAGATCTCCGTGGTGGTCACCCGGCACAACGTCGACCAGCTCGACGAATTCGCCGCGCTGGCAAGTCGTTACGGCGCCACGCTGCGGATCACCCGGCTTCGCCCGTCCGGCCGCGGCGCCGATGTCTGGGAAGAGCTGCATCCCACCGCCGACCAGCAGGTCCAGCTGTATGACTGGCTGGTCGCCAAGGGTGAGCGGGTGCTCACGGGTGACTCTTTCTTCCACCTGGCCCCGCTCGGCCAATCCGGCGCCCTGGCCGGTCTGAACATGTGCGGCGCGGGCCGCGTCGTGTGCCTGATCGACCCGGTCGGCGACGTGTATGCCTGCCCGTTCGCCATCCACGACCGCTTCCTGGCCGGAAACGTGTTGTCCGACAGTGGTTTTGACAACGTCTGGAAGAACGCCCCGCTGTTCCGCGAGCTGCGCGAGCCGCAGTCGGCGGGCGCCTGCGGCAGCTGCGGTCACTACGACAGCTGCCGGGGCGGATGCATGGCCGCCAAATTCTTCACCGGCCTGCCGCTGGACGGGCCGGATCCAGAATGCGTGCAGGGCCACAGCGCGACGGCGCTGGCGCACGACCGCGAGACGCCGCGCCCCCGGGCCGATCATTCCCGCGGCAAGCGCATCCGCCAACCGGTGCCGCTGACCCTGTCGCTGCGGCCGCCTACGGTCACGCCGGAGACACCGCCGGCACGCATGTGTAACGAAAGCCCGGTGTAA
- the mftB gene encoding mycofactocin biosynthesis chaperone MftB (MftB, a small protein, is a peptide chaperone that assists the radical SAM enzyme MftC in performing two modifications to the C-terminal Val-Tyr dipeptide of the mycofactocin precursor peptide, MftA. MftB's role is analogous to the role of PqqD in the biosynthesis of PQQ, a cofactor that derives entirely from a Tyr and a Glu in the precursor PqqA.) gives MRGLLTVPAPAQARTATPFDPDRGWRLHPQVAVRPEPFGALLYHFGTRKLSFLKNRTILTVVQSLADHPDIRSACRAAGVDDAVQAPYLHALGVLVESNMLVPRKDHQ, from the coding sequence GTGCGGGGTCTACTGACCGTGCCCGCGCCCGCGCAGGCACGAACGGCGACGCCGTTCGATCCTGATCGCGGCTGGCGATTGCACCCGCAGGTGGCGGTTCGGCCGGAGCCGTTCGGCGCGCTGCTCTACCACTTCGGTACCCGCAAGCTGTCGTTTCTGAAGAACCGCACCATCCTCACGGTGGTGCAATCGCTGGCCGATCATCCCGACATCCGGTCCGCCTGCCGCGCGGCCGGCGTGGACGACGCCGTGCAGGCCCCGTACCTGCATGCGCTGGGTGTGCTCGTCGAGTCCAACATGCTGGTGCCCCGGAAGGACCATCAATGA
- the mftA gene encoding mycofactocin precursor MftA (Mycofactocin is a small molecule electron carrier derived from the final two amino acids, Val-Tyr, of MftA, the mycofactocin precursor. It plays a role in redox homeostasis and the metabolism of alcohols and aldehydes in Actinobacteria, including Mycobacterium tuberculosis.), translating to MDHETETDTQLVTETLVEEVSIDGMCGVY from the coding sequence GTGGACCACGAGACCGAAACTGACACCCAACTCGTCACCGAGACCCTGGTCGAAGAGGTGTCCATCGACGGCATGTGCGGGGTCTACTGA